The DNA sequence ATCTTGAGCTTGCGATAGAACGCGCGCGGACGGCCCGTTACTTCGCAGCGGTTGCGGATACGCGTCTTCGAGCCGTCACGCGGCAGCGAAGCGAGCTTCAGAGTGGCCTTGAACCGGTCTTCGATCGGAAGGGACTGGTTCATTACGATCGCCTTGAGTGCAGCACGCTTGGTGGCCTGCTGGGCGACCGACTTGCGGCGGCGCTTGTTCTTTTCAACTGCGCTTGTTTTCGCCATATCGGAGTTCCTTTTCTACGCTCGTCGTTACGGTTAGTGACGGAACGGGAAGTTGAACTCTGTAAGCAGAGCCCGAGCTTCGTCGTCCGACGTCGCCGTCGTGCAAACGATGATGTCCATGCCCCACATCTGATCAACCTTATCGTAGTTGATCTCAGGGAACACAATGTGTTCCTTGATGCCCATGGCGAAGTTGCCACGGCCGTCAAAGCTCTTGGGGTTCAGACCCCGGAAGTCGCGA is a window from the Agrobacterium tumefaciens genome containing:
- the rpsN gene encoding 30S ribosomal protein S14, whose amino-acid sequence is MAKTSAVEKNKRRRKSVAQQATKRAALKAIVMNQSLPIEDRFKATLKLASLPRDGSKTRIRNRCEVTGRPRAFYRKLKMSRIALRELGNSGKVPGIVKSSW